One Fibrobacter sp. UWB2 DNA window includes the following coding sequences:
- a CDS encoding M23 family metallopeptidase gives MRESRKFPLIRIIIVFTLIVVAYTNGWFHKLVDMLPLPGNEEPAPPAVEDWIAGCTSYDGTPFELKNDYAQCSWIVTDSLMLPNTFLRYVKNLASDGAKIHWVASKKDFGDALLVVLEDSTRNVFLHMMREDSSKVWISSKTGCLFPGPCPHVPLGWSALAIVDNFDFEGLEQLLSADLFKGLGEAPIYPVLPGVVLEAGKDSLGMFVELNHGNGITSRMFGIGSWKMAPVVGKTLDFKDAVGRLSPQDSSSFFLTVRQNGLFVRWKDFYKATHPVDSAQIAIFKKNLPF, from the coding sequence ATGCGGGAAAGCCGAAAATTCCCGCTGATAAGGATTATCATAGTCTTTACCTTGATTGTCGTCGCCTATACGAATGGCTGGTTCCACAAGCTTGTGGATATGCTTCCGCTTCCTGGGAACGAAGAACCTGCTCCTCCGGCTGTCGAAGACTGGATTGCGGGCTGTACGTCGTATGACGGTACGCCGTTTGAGCTCAAGAATGATTATGCGCAGTGTTCTTGGATTGTGACAGATTCCCTGATGCTTCCGAATACGTTCTTGCGCTATGTGAAAAATTTGGCAAGCGATGGCGCCAAGATTCACTGGGTGGCATCCAAGAAAGATTTTGGGGATGCGCTTTTGGTTGTGCTTGAAGATTCTACACGGAATGTCTTTTTGCACATGATGCGTGAGGATTCTTCGAAGGTCTGGATTTCGAGCAAGACGGGCTGCCTTTTCCCGGGGCCGTGTCCGCACGTGCCGCTTGGATGGTCTGCCCTTGCGATTGTAGACAACTTTGACTTCGAAGGCTTGGAACAGTTGCTCTCGGCTGATTTATTCAAGGGACTTGGCGAAGCTCCGATTTACCCTGTGCTTCCGGGCGTTGTGCTTGAAGCGGGGAAGGATTCGCTTGGCATGTTCGTAGAACTCAATCACGGAAACGGAATTACCTCGCGCATGTTTGGCATTGGGTCGTGGAAGATGGCTCCTGTTGTCGGCAAGACGCTTGATTTTAAGGATGCGGTGGGGCGCCTCTCTCCGCAGGACAGTTCTTCGTTCTTTTTGACCGTTCGCCAGAATGGCTTGTTCGTTCGTTGGAAAGATTTCTACAAGGCGACGCATCCGGTGGACTCTGCGCAAATTGCAATTTTTAAAAAGAATCTGCCATTTTGA
- a CDS encoding STAS domain-containing protein, which produces MADSKSVGLFLLLPAPLNPIGAFDAETFKASFRDVLAANADAKFIGVDLTGIDFVYSDAYNAFMQFHQELSKRNGTFAVLADRESLARSLRKVGLERFIRIFVSADEMASFLPVEQQASALEQAEKSVAEEPAKPAEVEKPAEAASQETPAVQEVPATQESPTAPVTPAAPVVEPKILDKNPLVDETPSSKGSLVAVIVLLLIVIAVVSYLIL; this is translated from the coding sequence ATGGCTGATTCAAAAAGTGTGGGTTTATTCCTTTTGCTTCCGGCGCCGCTCAATCCGATTGGTGCTTTTGATGCCGAAACGTTTAAGGCTAGTTTCCGCGATGTTCTTGCAGCTAATGCTGATGCCAAGTTTATCGGCGTGGACTTGACGGGCATTGATTTTGTTTACAGCGATGCGTACAATGCCTTTATGCAGTTCCATCAGGAACTTTCTAAGCGCAACGGAACGTTTGCAGTTCTTGCCGACCGCGAATCGCTGGCGAGGAGCTTGAGAAAGGTCGGGCTCGAGCGCTTTATCCGCATTTTCGTGAGCGCTGACGAAATGGCATCATTCCTGCCGGTTGAACAGCAGGCGAGCGCCCTCGAACAGGCCGAAAAGTCTGTTGCCGAAGAACCGGCTAAACCGGCTGAAGTCGAGAAACCTGCAGAAGCTGCTTCACAGGAAACGCCTGCCGTGCAAGAAGTTCCTGCCACGCAAGAGTCTCCGACTGCTCCTGTTACTCCGGCTGCTCCTGTCGTGGAGCCGAAAATCCTGGACAAGAATCCGCTTGTGGACGAGACTCCGTCTTCGAAGGGTTCCCTTGTCGCTGTGATTGTACTTTTGCTGATTGTAATTGCTGTTGTCTCTTATTTAATCCTGTAA
- a CDS encoding tyrosine-type recombinase/integrase: MLLDEYIQNFLIYLQTQRRYSERTVITYRKSLEKYLATLDGNAPLEAFSEMNVKAFVWDLKIKQKLAPTSICEHLAALKSFGKYLVRSKILQKNPAEAVPMPKRPKRLVAFLGQKDLAEEKFPELPENPTLPQVRARLLLELIYGSGLRISECQSLCWNQLQTKERLVRVIGKGNKERIVPITDTLISWLEKFRAVEIEAGHTPTITSYVFLSENGKPYDIRTLRNDIHNLLRDIGWEGKASPHVLRHSFATHLLENGAEIMSVKEMLGHSNISTTQIYTHVNAERLKQAFKKTHPRA, encoded by the coding sequence ATGCTTTTAGACGAATACATCCAAAATTTCCTGATATACTTGCAAACCCAGCGCAGGTATTCCGAAAGAACGGTCATTACGTACCGAAAATCGCTCGAAAAATACCTCGCCACGCTCGACGGGAATGCACCACTCGAAGCATTTTCCGAAATGAACGTCAAGGCCTTCGTGTGGGATTTGAAAATCAAGCAAAAACTTGCGCCTACAAGCATCTGCGAGCACCTCGCCGCTCTGAAAAGTTTTGGCAAGTACCTCGTCCGTTCCAAGATTTTGCAAAAGAATCCCGCCGAAGCGGTCCCCATGCCCAAGCGCCCCAAGCGCCTCGTCGCATTCCTCGGTCAAAAGGACCTCGCCGAAGAGAAATTCCCTGAATTGCCCGAGAATCCGACGCTCCCGCAAGTCCGCGCACGTCTTTTGCTCGAACTCATTTACGGTTCGGGACTTCGAATTTCGGAATGCCAGAGTCTCTGCTGGAATCAATTACAGACAAAAGAAAGACTAGTCCGAGTGATTGGTAAGGGCAACAAGGAACGCATCGTCCCGATTACAGACACGCTAATATCTTGGCTCGAAAAATTCAGGGCCGTTGAAATTGAAGCAGGGCACACGCCAACAATTACAAGCTACGTGTTCTTGAGCGAAAACGGAAAGCCCTATGACATCCGCACTCTCCGGAACGACATTCACAACTTGTTGCGAGATATCGGCTGGGAAGGGAAAGCGAGCCCGCACGTGCTGCGCCACAGCTTTGCCACGCACCTGCTAGAGAACGGTGCCGAAATCATGAGTGTCAAGGAAATGCTCGGACATTCGAACATTTCCACCACGCAAATCTACACGCACGTGAATGCCGAACGCCTCAAGCAGGCCTTCAAGAAAACGCACCCGCGCGCTTAG
- a CDS encoding DUF4416 family protein, whose amino-acid sequence MKASQFSENAQLIAFVLQKGSEWDPNVIELLEKTWGPIRHKGRLFAFDKTDYYKPEMGDDLYRGVVSFEKEIPPETIAEEKERSNALELTTASAEAPELRHVNIDIGYMDMDKVVLPSYKRGPFKLYAGKGVWLDMLLTYAKGVFHPTAWAFDDFVRNPYQHDLQLIREKFKKARKGG is encoded by the coding sequence ATGAAAGCTTCTCAATTTTCTGAAAATGCGCAACTGATAGCATTTGTGTTGCAAAAGGGCTCTGAATGGGACCCGAACGTTATTGAACTATTGGAAAAGACATGGGGTCCGATACGCCATAAAGGGCGTCTCTTTGCGTTTGACAAGACGGATTACTACAAGCCCGAGATGGGTGATGACCTGTATCGTGGAGTAGTCTCCTTTGAAAAGGAAATCCCGCCGGAGACGATTGCCGAAGAAAAGGAACGCAGCAATGCGCTGGAACTCACAACCGCATCGGCTGAGGCTCCTGAACTGCGCCATGTGAATATCGACATTGGTTATATGGACATGGACAAGGTGGTTCTCCCGAGCTACAAACGTGGTCCGTTCAAGCTCTATGCGGGCAAGGGTGTGTGGCTCGACATGCTATTGACGTATGCGAAGGGCGTTTTCCACCCGACGGCTTGGGCTTTTGACGATTTCGTGCGGAACCCCTACCAGCACGATTTGCAGTTGATCCGCGAAAAATTCAAGAAAGCGCGAAAGGGTGGTTAG